A region of Streptomyces sp. NBC_01788 DNA encodes the following proteins:
- a CDS encoding Rv2175c family DNA-binding protein has protein sequence MTEIDTKIDALVPDWLTLPDIAEQLGVEVTRVRQLVKEGQLIAVRRGENRALHVPAAFIDGDKVVKGLSGTLTLLRDDGFTVEEMIEWMFTPDPSLPGTPAQALSENRGTEVKRRAQALAV, from the coding sequence GTGACCGAGATTGACACGAAGATCGACGCTCTCGTCCCTGACTGGCTCACCCTTCCCGACATCGCCGAACAGCTCGGCGTCGAGGTGACACGTGTGCGGCAGTTGGTCAAGGAGGGCCAGCTCATCGCCGTACGCCGGGGTGAGAACCGCGCGCTGCACGTCCCCGCCGCCTTCATCGACGGCGACAAGGTCGTCAAGGGCCTGTCCGGCACCCTGACGCTCCTGAGGGACGACGGCTTCACGGTCGAAGAGATGATCGAATGGATGTTCACCCCCGACCCGTCCCTGCCGGGCACCCCCGCCCAGGCCCTGAGTGAGAACCGTGGCAC